From the Chloroflexus aurantiacus J-10-fl genome, one window contains:
- the mcr gene encoding malonyl CoA reductase subunit Mcr → MSGTGRLAGKIALITGGAGNIGSELTRRFLAEGATVIISGRNRAKLTALAERMQAEAGVPAKRIDLEVMDGSDPVAVRAGIEAIVARHGQIDILVNNAGSAGAQRRLAEIPLTEAELGPGAEETLHASIANLLGMGWHLMRIAAPHMPVGSAVINVSTIFSRAEYYGRIPYVTPKAALNALSQLAARELGARGIRVNTIFPGPIESDRIRTVFQRMDQLKGRPEGDTAHHFLNTMRLCRANDQGALERRFPSVGDVADAAVFLASAESAALSGETIEVTHGMELPACSETSLLARTDLRTIDASGRTTLICAGDQIEEVMALTGMLRTCGSEVIIGFRSAAALAQFEQAVNESRRLAGADFTPPIALPLDPRDPATIDAVFDWAGENTGGIHAAVILPATSHEPAPCVIEVDDERVLNFLADEITGTIVIASRLARYWQSQRLTPGARARGPRVIFLSNGADQNGNVYGRIQSAAIGQLIRVWRHEAELDYQRASAAGDHVLPPVWANQIVRFANRSLEGLEFACAWTAQLLHSQRHINEITLNIPANISATTGARSASVGWAESLIGLHLGKVALITGGSAGIGGQIGRLLALSGARVMLAARDRHKLEQMQAMIQSELAEVGYTDVEDRVHIAPGCDVSSEAQLADLVERTLSAFGTVDYLINNAGIAGVEEMVIDMPVEGWRHTLFANLISNYSLMRKLAPLMKKQGSGYILNVSSYFGGEKDAAIPYPNRADYAVSKAGQRAMAEVFARFLGPEIQINAIAPGPVEGDRLRGTGERPGLFARRARLILENKRLNELHAALIAAARTDERSMHELVELLLPNDVAALEQNPAAPTALRELARRFRSEGDPAASSSSALLNRSIAAKLLARLHNGGYVLPADIFANLPNPPDPFFTRAQIDREARKVRDGIMGMLYLQRMPTEFDVAMATVYYLADRNVSGETFHPSGGLRYERTPTGGELFGLPSPERLAELVGSTVYLIGEHLTEHLNLLARAYLERYGARQVVMIVETETGAETMRRLLHDHVEAGRLMTIVAGDQIEAAIDQAITRYGRPGPVVCTPFRPLPTVPLVGRKDSDWSTVLSEAEFAELCEHQLTHHFRVARKIALSDGASLALVTPETTATSTTEQFALANFIKTTLHAFTATIGVESERTAQRILINQVDLTRRARAEEPRDPHERQQELERFIEAVLLVTAPLPPEADTRYAGRIHRGRAITV, encoded by the coding sequence ACACGTCGCTTTCTCGCAGAGGGAGCGACGGTCATTATTAGTGGACGGAATCGGGCGAAGTTGACCGCACTGGCCGAACGGATGCAGGCAGAGGCAGGAGTGCCGGCAAAGCGCATCGATCTCGAAGTCATGGATGGGAGTGATCCGGTCGCGGTACGTGCCGGTATCGAAGCGATTGTGGCCCGTCACGGCCAGATCGACATTCTGGTCAACAATGCAGGAAGTGCCGGTGCCCAGCGTCGTCTGGCCGAGATTCCACTCACTGAAGCTGAATTAGGCCCTGGCGCCGAAGAGACGCTTCATGCCAGCATCGCCAATTTACTTGGTATGGGATGGCATCTGATGCGTATTGCGGCACCTCATATGCCGGTAGGAAGTGCGGTCATCAATGTCTCGACCATCTTTTCACGGGCTGAGTACTACGGGCGGATTCCGTATGTCACCCCTAAAGCTGCTCTTAATGCTCTATCTCAACTTGCTGCGCGTGAGTTAGGTGCACGTGGCATCCGCGTTAATACGATCTTTCCCGGCCCGATTGAAAGTGATCGCATCCGTACAGTGTTCCAGCGTATGGATCAGCTCAAGGGGCGGCCCGAAGGCGACACAGCGCACCATTTTTTGAACACCATGCGATTGTGTCGTGCCAACGACCAGGGCGCGCTTGAACGTCGGTTCCCCTCCGTCGGTGATGTGGCAGACGCCGCTGTCTTTCTGGCCAGTGCCGAATCCGCCGCTCTCTCCGGTGAGACGATTGAGGTTACGCACGGAATGGAGTTGCCGGCCTGCAGTGAGACCAGCCTGCTGGCCCGTACTGATCTGCGCACGATTGATGCCAGTGGCCGCACGACGCTCATCTGCGCCGGCGACCAGATTGAAGAGGTGATGGCGCTCACCGGTATGTTGCGTACCTGTGGGAGTGAAGTGATCATCGGCTTCCGTTCGGCTGCGGCGCTGGCCCAGTTCGAGCAGGCAGTCAATGAGAGTCGGCGGCTGGCCGGCGCAGACTTTACGCCTCCCATTGCCTTGCCACTCGATCCACGCGATCCGGCAACAATTGACGCTGTCTTCGATTGGGCCGGCGAGAATACCGGCGGGATTCATGCAGCGGTGATTCTGCCTGCTACCAGTCACGAACCGGCACCGTGCGTGATTGAGGTTGATGATGAGCGGGTGCTGAATTTTCTGGCCGATGAAATCACCGGGACAATTGTGATTGCCAGTCGCCTGGCCCGTTACTGGCAGTCGCAACGGCTTACCCCCGGCGCACGTGCGCGTGGGCCGCGTGTCATTTTTCTCTCGAACGGTGCCGATCAAAATGGGAATGTTTACGGACGCATTCAAAGTGCCGCTATCGGTCAGCTCATTCGTGTGTGGCGTCACGAGGCTGAACTTGACTATCAGCGTGCCAGCGCCGCCGGTGATCATGTGCTGCCGCCGGTATGGGCCAATCAGATTGTGCGCTTCGCTAACCGCAGCCTTGAAGGGTTAGAATTTGCCTGTGCCTGGACAGCTCAATTGCTCCATAGTCAACGCCATATCAATGAGATTACCCTCAACATCCCTGCCAACATTAGCGCCACCACCGGCGCACGCAGTGCATCGGTCGGATGGGCGGAAAGCCTGATCGGGTTGCATTTGGGGAAAGTTGCCTTGATTACCGGTGGCAGCGCCGGTATTGGTGGGCAGATCGGGCGCCTCCTGGCTTTGAGTGGCGCGCGCGTGATGCTGGCAGCCCGTGATCGGCATAAGCTCGAACAGATGCAGGCGATGATCCAATCTGAGCTGGCTGAGGTGGGGTATACCGATGTCGAAGATCGCGTCCACATTGCACCGGGCTGCGATGTGAGTAGCGAAGCGCAGCTTGCGGATCTTGTTGAACGTACCCTGTCAGCTTTTGGCACCGTCGATTATCTGATCAACAACGCCGGGATCGCCGGTGTCGAAGAGATGGTTATCGATATGCCAGTTGAGGGATGGCGCCATACCCTCTTCGCCAATCTGATCAGCAACTACTCGTTGATGCGCAAACTGGCGCCGTTGATGAAAAAACAGGGTAGCGGTTACATCCTTAACGTCTCATCATACTTTGGCGGTGAAAAAGATGCGGCCATTCCCTACCCCAACCGTGCCGATTACGCCGTCTCGAAGGCTGGTCAGCGGGCAATGGCCGAAGTCTTTGCGCGCTTCCTTGGCCCGGAGATACAGATCAATGCCATTGCGCCGGGTCCGGTCGAAGGTGATCGCTTGCGCGGTACCGGTGAACGTCCCGGCCTCTTTGCCCGTCGGGCGCGGCTGATTTTGGAGAACAAGCGGCTGAATGAGCTTCACGCTGCTCTTATCGCGGCTGCGCGCACCGATGAGCGATCTATGCACGAACTGGTTGAACTGCTCTTACCCAATGATGTGGCCGCACTAGAGCAGAATCCCGCAGCACCTACCGCGTTGCGTGAACTGGCACGACGTTTTCGCAGCGAAGGCGATCCGGCGGCATCATCAAGCAGTGCGCTGCTGAACCGTTCAATTGCCGCTAAATTGCTGGCTCGTTTGCATAATGGTGGCTATGTGTTGCCTGCCGACATCTTTGCAAACCTGCCAAACCCGCCCGATCCCTTCTTCACCCGAGCCCAGATTGATCGCGAGGCTCGCAAGGTTCGTGACGGCATCATGGGGATGCTCTACCTGCAACGGATGCCGACTGAGTTTGATGTCGCAATGGCCACCGTCTATTACCTTGCCGACCGCAATGTCAGTGGTGAGACATTCCACCCATCAGGTGGTTTGCGTTACGAACGCACCCCTACCGGTGGCGAACTCTTCGGCTTGCCCTCACCGGAACGGCTGGCGGAGCTGGTCGGAAGCACGGTCTATCTGATAGGTGAACATCTGACTGAACACCTTAACCTGCTTGCCCGTGCGTACCTCGAACGTTACGGGGCACGTCAGGTAGTGATGATTGTTGAGACAGAAACCGGGGCAGAGACAATGCGTCGCTTGCTCCACGATCACGTCGAGGCTGGTCGGCTGATGACTATTGTGGCCGGTGATCAGATCGAAGCCGCTATCGACCAGGCTATCACTCGCTACGGTCGCCCAGGGCCGGTCGTCTGTACCCCCTTCCGGCCACTGCCGACGGTACCACTGGTCGGGCGTAAAGACAGTGACTGGAGCACAGTGTTGAGTGAGGCTGAATTTGCCGAGTTGTGCGAACACCAGCTCACCCACCATTTCCGGGTAGCGCGCAAGATTGCCCTGAGTGATGGTGCCAGTCTCGCGCTGGTCACTCCCGAAACTACGGCTACCTCAACTACCGAGCAATTTGCTCTGGCTAACTTCATCAAAACGACCCTTCACGCTTTTACGGCTACGATTGGTGTCGAGAGCGAAAGAACTGCTCAGCGCATTCTGATCAATCAAGTCGATCTGACCCGGCGTGCGCGTGCCGAAGAGCCGCGTGATCCGCACGAGCGTCAACAAGAACTGGAACGTTTTATCGAGGCAGTCTTGCTGGTCACTGCACCACTCCCGCCTGAAGCCGATACCCGTTACGCCGGGCGGATTCATCGCGGACGGGCGATTACCGTGTAA
- a CDS encoding PIG-L deacetylase family protein, with amino-acid sequence MHVQQEPILVIAAHADDIEFAAAGTIAKWAAAGHPVTYCIVTDGSAGSNEPGANLATLVARRQEEQRAAAAVLGVHDVRFLGYRDGILQPTLDLRRELTRLIREVRPFRVLCQDPTLVFAGNTYINHPDHRAAGEAALYAVFPSAETRPIFPELLAEGYEPHKVRELYLMFPSAPDLYLDISDRIEQKIESLLCHRSQLGPEVADWVRTWDAENGTKIGVAYAETFRVIRLVDN; translated from the coding sequence ATGCACGTCCAACAAGAACCAATTCTGGTTATCGCTGCACATGCTGATGATATTGAGTTTGCTGCTGCCGGTACTATCGCCAAGTGGGCAGCAGCCGGGCATCCTGTTACGTATTGCATCGTAACCGATGGTTCGGCTGGCTCAAATGAACCAGGTGCCAATCTGGCAACCCTGGTCGCTCGCCGTCAAGAAGAGCAGCGTGCTGCCGCAGCAGTCCTCGGTGTGCACGATGTCCGTTTCCTTGGCTACCGCGACGGCATCTTGCAGCCAACCCTCGATCTGAGGCGAGAGCTAACTCGCCTGATCCGTGAAGTACGACCATTCCGGGTTCTCTGCCAGGACCCAACACTCGTCTTTGCCGGCAACACCTACATTAATCATCCCGATCATCGTGCAGCCGGTGAAGCGGCGCTCTACGCCGTTTTCCCCAGCGCTGAAACGCGCCCCATCTTCCCGGAACTCCTTGCCGAAGGCTACGAACCGCACAAAGTGCGTGAACTCTATCTGATGTTTCCCAGTGCCCCTGATCTCTACCTCGATATAAGTGATCGGATTGAGCAGAAGATTGAGAGTCTGCTCTGCCACCGCTCGCAGCTTGGCCCCGAGGTGGCTGATTGGGTGCGCACGTGGGACGCCGAGAACGGCACGAAGATCGGCGTTGCCTACGCCGAGACGTTCCGGGTCATTCGCCTGGTCGATAATTAA
- a CDS encoding aspartate aminotransferase family protein — MSTITNNRRQALSDNVWLHFFQMGHFSSTDARPTILVRGEGSRVWDQDGNEYIDGLSGLFTVNVGYGRREIIEAISAQLSEIAYVSPFSFPSLPLIDISARLASISPTGPRSRVFLTTGGSDAVETALKLAKAYQRRRGFADRTKIIARRVSYHGTSMGALSVNGVTSIRNGFGPLVPGARHAPLPYRFRCDYCATHSGCRGVCVDEVERLIEFEGPETIAAIIMEPVQNSGGAIVSPPGYLQRIRQICDHYGIVMIVDEVICGFGRVGDWFGSTAMGVRPDIITCAKGITSGYAPLGAAIVCDTLADVFVSDNEADKFMHGITFGGHAASCAAALANLDIIEREHLLERSREMGAYLMQELTAAVGNHPNVGEVRGMGMFMAVELVRDRVTRESLAEERLMIWLSDQLKQRGLICRADDRLEPVIQLAPPLILTREEADRCVSIVAEAVHALGRRLGSVPTVISLNVTTPVEPPTAVAAD, encoded by the coding sequence ATGAGTACCATTACGAACAATCGACGTCAGGCCCTCAGTGATAATGTCTGGTTACATTTCTTCCAAATGGGCCACTTCTCCAGTACCGACGCGCGGCCCACAATACTGGTCCGAGGTGAAGGGTCGCGCGTATGGGATCAAGACGGTAACGAGTACATCGATGGTCTGTCCGGTCTGTTTACAGTCAATGTCGGTTATGGTCGCCGTGAAATCATCGAGGCGATCAGTGCGCAACTGAGCGAGATTGCTTACGTCAGTCCTTTCAGCTTCCCCAGTCTGCCTTTAATTGACATATCGGCGCGCCTGGCTTCAATCAGTCCCACCGGCCCCCGCTCGCGAGTATTTCTGACCACCGGGGGTTCAGATGCAGTGGAGACTGCATTGAAGCTGGCCAAAGCGTACCAGCGGCGGCGCGGGTTTGCCGACCGCACCAAGATTATTGCCCGTCGCGTGAGCTATCACGGCACCTCAATGGGTGCGCTATCGGTCAACGGTGTCACCTCCATCCGTAACGGTTTTGGCCCGCTGGTACCGGGGGCACGCCATGCGCCCCTCCCCTATCGTTTTCGCTGCGACTATTGCGCCACTCACAGTGGCTGCCGTGGTGTCTGTGTCGATGAAGTCGAGCGTCTGATCGAGTTTGAAGGCCCTGAAACAATTGCCGCCATTATTATGGAACCGGTGCAAAATAGTGGCGGTGCAATTGTCTCGCCTCCCGGCTATCTACAACGCATTCGCCAGATCTGCGATCACTACGGGATCGTCATGATTGTTGATGAAGTGATCTGCGGTTTTGGCCGGGTTGGTGATTGGTTTGGTTCAACAGCGATGGGGGTCAGGCCCGACATCATCACCTGCGCCAAAGGCATCACCAGCGGCTACGCTCCGCTCGGTGCGGCCATTGTCTGTGACACGCTCGCCGATGTCTTCGTTTCCGATAATGAAGCAGATAAGTTTATGCACGGAATCACCTTTGGTGGGCACGCTGCCAGTTGTGCGGCAGCACTCGCCAACCTGGACATTATCGAACGGGAACATCTGCTGGAGCGGTCGCGCGAAATGGGAGCCTACCTGATGCAAGAGCTAACCGCTGCCGTTGGCAATCACCCCAACGTGGGTGAGGTGCGGGGGATGGGCATGTTTATGGCTGTCGAGCTGGTACGTGACCGGGTCACCCGCGAGTCACTGGCCGAGGAGCGGCTGATGATCTGGCTGAGTGATCAATTGAAGCAGCGTGGTCTGATTTGCCGGGCCGATGATCGACTCGAACCGGTGATCCAACTGGCGCCGCCGTTGATCCTCACCCGCGAAGAAGCTGATCGCTGTGTCAGCATCGTCGCCGAGGCCGTCCATGCCCTCGGTCGTCGACTGGGAAGCGTCCCAACCGTCATCTCGCTCAACGTCACAACACCGGTAGAACCACCGACAGCGGTGGCGGCTGATTAA
- a CDS encoding peroxiredoxin family protein has protein sequence MLVERLLIIGVVTLAVLLVWAGVRYWQARTVRSLAQKSPFVGLVPTGKPAVVAFTTPGCRECHFRQAPALARLAGAVNDQVTQVTICTLQAADYPQLVTQLGILTAPATVVLDARGVVRHINLGFVDTPVLLQQVGLLTREVGIRQTTVAG, from the coding sequence GTGCTGGTTGAACGGCTGTTGATCATTGGGGTTGTGACGCTCGCGGTACTGCTGGTGTGGGCAGGGGTACGTTACTGGCAGGCACGCACGGTACGATCCCTCGCTCAGAAGTCTCCCTTCGTCGGGTTGGTGCCGACGGGGAAGCCGGCAGTGGTTGCTTTTACCACACCTGGTTGTCGCGAGTGTCATTTCCGGCAAGCACCGGCGCTGGCGAGGCTGGCCGGTGCTGTCAACGATCAGGTCACTCAGGTCACTATCTGTACCTTGCAGGCTGCGGACTATCCGCAGCTCGTGACGCAACTGGGTATTCTCACTGCGCCGGCGACTGTGGTGCTTGATGCCCGTGGTGTGGTACGCCACATCAATTTGGGGTTTGTGGATACGCCGGTATTGTTGCAGCAGGTCGGACTATTAACGCGAGAGGTTGGCATCCGGCAGACAACGGTTGCCGGATGA
- a CDS encoding DUF4395 domain-containing protein: MSAKAFSSPPALFDRTALRFNQAAIIVLVLTAFVTNQHWLVAFVAVVLALGVIHPALALFQRLYRDILRPLGWLRPDLHEEDAAPHRFAQGVGAGVLLLATLSLWLGAEVIGWSLALLVVVLAAVNLIFGFCAGCFIFFQLRRLGVLK, from the coding sequence ATGTCTGCGAAAGCATTTTCTTCACCACCTGCTCTCTTCGACCGCACTGCCCTGCGCTTTAACCAGGCGGCGATCATCGTGCTTGTTCTAACAGCCTTCGTTACCAATCAACACTGGTTGGTTGCGTTCGTTGCGGTTGTCCTTGCTCTTGGTGTGATCCATCCTGCGCTGGCATTGTTCCAGCGTCTATACCGCGACATCCTGCGCCCCCTGGGCTGGTTACGTCCTGACCTGCACGAGGAAGATGCAGCACCTCACCGCTTTGCGCAAGGTGTTGGGGCTGGTGTACTGCTGCTGGCTACGTTGAGCCTGTGGTTAGGGGCAGAGGTTATCGGCTGGAGCCTGGCGCTGCTGGTCGTTGTGCTGGCGGCAGTGAATCTGATCTTCGGTTTCTGCGCCGGATGCTTTATCTTCTTTCAGTTGCGGCGATTGGGTGTTCTGAAGTAG
- a CDS encoding GNAT family N-acetyltransferase, producing MSRGFSLQSVVVHAETPAQLALIRDLFREYAAGLPIDLAYQGFDTELASLPGAYAPPRGRLLLAMVDETAAGCVALRPLSDTICELKRLYVRPAFRHLGLGRYLTRYMLNEASTIGYEYMRLDTLPSMHSAIHLYESLGFMRCAPYYPTPIADTVFMERRLADRATNGE from the coding sequence ATGTCAAGAGGTTTTTCGCTACAAAGTGTTGTTGTGCATGCCGAAACCCCGGCTCAACTCGCCCTCATTCGTGACCTCTTCCGCGAGTATGCCGCCGGATTGCCAATCGACTTAGCGTATCAAGGTTTTGACACCGAACTGGCAAGCCTTCCCGGTGCTTATGCTCCACCGCGCGGACGGCTGCTGCTGGCTATGGTTGATGAGACCGCAGCCGGCTGTGTAGCGCTACGTCCACTGAGCGATACCATCTGTGAGCTAAAACGCCTCTATGTGCGACCGGCGTTTCGCCACTTGGGATTAGGGCGATACCTGACAAGATACATGCTCAATGAAGCATCTACCATTGGCTACGAATATATGCGTCTTGATACCCTTCCTTCAATGCACAGTGCAATTCACCTTTACGAGTCGCTCGGTTTTATGCGCTGTGCACCGTACTATCCGACACCTATCGCCGATACGGTCTTTATGGAACGGCGGCTGGCAGACAGAGCTACGAATGGTGAGTAG
- the cfa gene encoding cyclopropane fatty acyl phospholipid synthase, with the protein MAKHGLASITTTPQTPRSTNDGLHKLARSYALKLLAAAGITVNGTQPWDIQVHDERLYLRCLLHGSLGLGEAYMDGWWDCEAIDECIRRLLSVQAPQTIGWLARIPLWFDSRFINRQRGKGAFVIGEHHYDIGNDLYEAMLDRRMIYSCAYWDSGARTLDEAQEAKLDLIARKLDLQPGLRVLDIGCGWGGTAQYLAERYGVHVVGITVSKEQAALASERCRGLPVEIRLEDYRQTRGTFDRIISVGMFEHVGYRNYRTFMQVARRCLADDGLLLLHTIGTNVAYQGRDAWIERYIFPNSMLPSPRLLTAAFEGLFVLEDWHNFGINYVTTLKAWHANFERAWPQLSARYNERFYRMWRLYLLMSAGSFMARASQLWQLVLSPRGVAGGYRSVR; encoded by the coding sequence ATGGCAAAACATGGACTGGCTTCAATAACAACGACTCCGCAAACCCCTCGATCAACGAACGACGGACTGCACAAACTGGCGCGATCATACGCGCTCAAACTGCTTGCTGCTGCCGGCATTACGGTCAATGGCACGCAACCGTGGGACATTCAGGTTCATGATGAACGGTTATATCTGCGCTGCCTGCTCCATGGCTCACTAGGGTTGGGCGAAGCGTACATGGATGGCTGGTGGGACTGTGAGGCAATTGATGAGTGTATTCGTCGTCTGTTGAGTGTGCAGGCACCCCAGACAATCGGCTGGCTGGCACGCATCCCGCTCTGGTTTGACAGTCGGTTTATAAATCGGCAGCGTGGCAAAGGTGCGTTCGTGATTGGAGAGCACCACTACGATATTGGCAACGATCTCTACGAGGCGATGCTTGATCGGCGTATGATTTACAGTTGTGCCTACTGGGATAGTGGGGCGCGCACGCTCGATGAAGCACAGGAGGCCAAACTCGACCTGATTGCCCGTAAACTCGACCTGCAGCCGGGGCTGCGCGTGCTCGACATTGGCTGTGGTTGGGGCGGTACTGCGCAGTATCTGGCTGAGCGTTATGGGGTACATGTAGTCGGCATCACCGTGTCAAAAGAACAGGCCGCGCTGGCGAGTGAACGATGTCGCGGTTTGCCGGTTGAGATCAGGTTGGAAGATTACCGGCAGACACGCGGAACGTTTGATCGCATCATTTCCGTTGGCATGTTCGAGCATGTTGGCTACCGTAACTATCGCACCTTTATGCAGGTCGCGCGGCGCTGTCTGGCTGATGATGGCTTACTTCTGCTGCACACGATTGGCACCAACGTGGCATACCAGGGCCGTGATGCCTGGATCGAGCGCTACATCTTCCCCAACTCGATGTTGCCCTCGCCGCGATTACTCACAGCGGCATTCGAGGGTCTCTTTGTGCTGGAAGACTGGCATAACTTCGGGATCAACTACGTGACTACGCTCAAAGCATGGCACGCCAATTTCGAGCGGGCATGGCCACAATTGTCTGCCCGTTACAACGAGCGCTTCTACCGGATGTGGCGTCTCTATCTGCTGATGAGCGCCGGTAGCTTTATGGCACGGGCCAGCCAGCTCTGGCAACTGGTGCTGTCACCACGAGGAGTGGCCGGTGGTTACCGTTCGGTGCGGTAG
- a CDS encoding MarR family winged helix-turn-helix transcriptional regulator, with translation MKQHEARSHLPHQLIHDVYVLLDDGDRRALSHVNLTPLEFNLLLQLDLEQGQRLTDVGAKLLCVKSTITRLVDRLERDGLVKRNPDPDDRRAQRLILTPRGAAVRAEALAMHNAAVERRMGLLDEQEQEQLTRLLLKLRDGLAADLAAQQTVEAES, from the coding sequence ATGAAACAACACGAAGCTCGTTCACATTTGCCACATCAGCTTATCCATGACGTGTACGTGCTGCTTGACGATGGCGACCGGCGAGCATTGTCACACGTCAATTTGACCCCGCTCGAGTTTAATTTGTTGCTCCAGTTAGACCTTGAGCAGGGGCAACGACTGACTGATGTTGGCGCCAAACTGCTCTGTGTTAAGAGCACCATTACGCGGTTGGTGGATCGCCTCGAACGCGACGGTTTGGTCAAGCGCAATCCCGATCCTGATGATCGGCGGGCACAGCGGCTGATCCTGACGCCACGCGGAGCCGCAGTGCGTGCCGAGGCGCTGGCAATGCACAATGCGGCTGTCGAGCGCCGGATGGGCTTGCTCGATGAGCAGGAACAGGAGCAGTTAACACGACTACTGCTCAAGCTGCGTGATGGATTGGCCGCCGATCTGGCCGCCCAGCAGACTGTTGAAGCTGAGTCATAA
- a CDS encoding ComEC/Rec2 family competence protein: MNLIRLAIGWLVGIGLAGSFNVPLPWWLIVATVALVGLPFDRSSQRWLALSVLCCALGGVRFHVAQPLIGPQHIERWADTNRLTLVGYVAEEPRRDDRGQQLVVEVTHTRTSERFVMTEGRVLVRVPPYPPYYPGDRLWLEGDLSRPATAQRVGEFDYRVYLARRNIFVLMHRPTVIRQLDKPVTNWGIKQISQFREHCRQIILRLLPEPQAALTIGILLGIQAGLPETTRTAFAATGTSHILVVSGWNFSIAAAALAALARLLRLPPWPAFWLSLAIMWIYAGFTGASAAVIRAAMMASLALLARTAERQSEPWRLLLAACWLLTLINPQTLWDLGFQLSALATASLFAFGKPVDHWLDTVRWPPHPVVDAMREALGATLAAQVLTLPLMLYHFGNLSLIAPLANIVIVPVVPFAMLLGGCALLGGLVWLPLGQWLALCAWLPLSWINSVAMLLAEPAWAVVRLPVFPLWLLVVMYVVIASVWWRWVRDDGQVNAAAVRSSVD, from the coding sequence ATGAATCTGATTCGACTCGCAATCGGTTGGCTGGTCGGGATTGGCCTGGCAGGTTCGTTCAATGTTCCGTTGCCCTGGTGGCTGATTGTGGCTACCGTGGCGCTGGTGGGGTTACCGTTTGACCGCAGCTCTCAACGCTGGCTGGCCCTCTCGGTGCTGTGCTGCGCGTTGGGAGGTGTTCGTTTTCATGTTGCTCAACCCCTGATCGGCCCGCAGCATATTGAGCGTTGGGCTGATACTAACCGTCTCACTCTGGTTGGCTATGTAGCAGAGGAACCCCGCCGTGATGATCGGGGTCAGCAACTTGTTGTCGAAGTTACCCATACCCGCACCTCCGAACGGTTCGTTATGACGGAAGGGCGGGTTCTGGTGCGGGTACCGCCCTATCCGCCATATTATCCAGGCGACCGGCTCTGGCTGGAAGGAGATCTGAGCAGGCCGGCTACTGCACAGCGGGTAGGGGAATTTGACTACCGGGTCTACCTGGCGCGGCGCAATATCTTCGTGCTCATGCATCGGCCCACAGTGATCCGGCAACTCGACAAGCCGGTCACGAATTGGGGGATAAAACAGATCAGTCAGTTCCGTGAACATTGTCGGCAGATTATCTTGCGCCTCTTACCCGAACCCCAGGCAGCGCTGACAATTGGGATTTTGCTCGGTATTCAGGCCGGGTTACCAGAAACCACCCGCACGGCTTTCGCAGCGACCGGAACATCGCATATTCTGGTTGTTTCAGGCTGGAATTTCAGCATTGCCGCAGCAGCGCTGGCAGCCCTGGCCCGATTGTTGCGCCTGCCGCCCTGGCCCGCCTTCTGGCTGAGTCTGGCAATCATGTGGATATATGCCGGTTTCACCGGTGCTTCAGCAGCCGTTATACGGGCGGCAATGATGGCGAGTCTTGCGCTTTTGGCCCGCACCGCCGAGCGGCAGAGTGAACCCTGGCGCCTGTTGCTGGCTGCATGCTGGCTGTTAACCCTGATCAATCCGCAAACACTGTGGGATTTAGGCTTCCAGTTATCGGCGCTGGCTACGGCCAGTCTGTTCGCATTTGGCAAGCCGGTTGATCACTGGCTGGATACGGTACGCTGGCCCCCTCATCCGGTGGTAGATGCGATGCGCGAGGCACTCGGTGCAACCCTGGCTGCCCAGGTCTTGACCCTGCCGCTGATGCTCTACCACTTCGGGAATCTCTCCCTCATCGCTCCGCTGGCCAATATTGTGATCGTACCGGTTGTTCCTTTTGCCATGTTACTCGGTGGTTGTGCCCTTCTCGGTGGTCTGGTCTGGCTACCGTTGGGTCAGTGGCTGGCGCTGTGTGCCTGGCTCCCGCTAAGCTGGATCAACAGCGTTGCGATGTTGCTGGCAGAGCCGGCGTGGGCCGTTGTCCGACTCCCGGTGTTTCCACTCTGGCTATTAGTCGTTATGTATGTCGTGATTGCCAGTGTCTGGTGGCGATGGGTACGAGATGATGGGCAGGTAAATGCTGCGGCTGTCAGATCATCCGTGGACTGA